AAAATCATCATAGAGCATATTATGATGCTCTTACTACAAAAATTATTTTTGAAAATTGTCTAAAAAATATTGATTTAGAAAAGATAAAATCTACTGAAGATTTAATAGCTTTTTCAAAATCAAATAATATTATAAAATCAAATATCTAATATTTTAGGATATTTAAAGAACTCTAATTTCCCACTATTTTCTTCTATTTCACTCCATAGATTAATATCAAAATTTATTTTTAAAATACCGCTTGTTGAGATATTTTCTTTAAAGTTACCTATTAAATAGTTAGTTAAATCATTTAAACCAGGGTTGTGTCCAAAGAGAAAAACTATATTCTTATTTTCATTTATATTTTTAATAACTTTTAAAAGATTAGTATATGGTGCTTCATAAATTGATTCTTCAAAAATTATATTATCATCTTTTGATTTTTCTAAATCAAACTCTTTTAAAAAAAAGTCTAGTGTTAATTTTGTTCTTTTTGAAGGAGATGAGATAATTAAATCAGGACTATTTACTATCATTTTTCTTAAAAATTTTGCCATTTTGGGTGCATCATTTTTGCCTCTTTTATTTAGTGGTCTATCAAAATCATTTAAAGAGGTATCTTTCCAAGAAGATTTTGCATGTCTAATTAAAACTAATTCTTTCATATTATAAAGTATCCTTATTTTTAAATATAATAAAAACTTATTTTTTATCAATTAATTCTTAAAAATTATATTGCTATAATCACTTTTTAGGATTTAATTTTGCCTTTAAATTTTTTGGAAGATGTGCAAAGACCATTGTGCTATTTTTTATAAAAGAGTTATTTTTAAAAATAGCTATTTCTAGACTCATCTTTTCAAAATTAAAACTTAAGAGCTTTATGGTCTCATCTTTTTGTATAAATTCAAGATTAGAGTCTCTTAAATCTATTAATTTTTTCTTTGCCAAAATTAAATCCTAAAATATATTTCGATAATTTTACTAAAATAGGATTAAAAGTATGAATGAAGAGAGTATAAAAGCAATTCCCTCAAATAGATTGCAATATTTTCCAATTATGATGTTTGCTACAATTATGGGTCTAGGGGGTTTAACTTTAGTTTTTGAAAGATTAAACCATTTTTTTTATTTTCCTAGTCTTTTTGCTACAGGTTTAATAACTATTACAACTATTATGTTTTTTCTAATATGTCTGACTTATTTATTTAAAATAATAAAATATATAGATGAAGTAAAAAAAGAGTTAAAACATCCAATAAGAATTAATTTTTTTGCAGCAAGTTCTATATCAATGCTTATTTTATCAGCTGCTTATAAAGAGTATAGTATAGAAACTTCTTTGGTATTTTTCTATTGTGGGGCTATTTTACATCTATTTTTAACATATTATACTATTCGATTTTGGATAAATAATAATTTAGAAATAGTACACTCAAATCCAGCTTGGTTTATTCCTATTGTTGGAAATTTGATAGTTCCTATTGCTGGAGTTGGTTTTTGGGATAACTCAATTTTAATCTTCTATTTCTCTATAGGAATGTTTTTTTGGATAATACTATTTTCAATTATTTTAAATAGAGTTATTTTTCATAATCCATTTGCACCAAAATTTATGCCAACAATGTTTATTTTAATAGCACCACCTGCTATAGGGTTTATCTCTTATATAAAATTAACAGGAAATTTAGACTTTTTTGCTCAAATTTTATTTAGCTTAGCTCTATTTTTTACTATACTTGTAGCTTTTATGTATAAAAATTTTGTAAAAATTAAATTTTTTATCTCTTGGTGGGCATTTACCTTTCCTATGGCAGCAGTAACTTTAAGTTCAATATTAATGTATGAACTTACAAAAAAAGATTTTTATATTTATTTGTCTTATATTTTAGCAACAATTACAACTTTAATTGTGCTTTTAGTTGCAATTGCTACTATAAAACATATGTTTAAAAAAGAGATTTGTATTATGGAATAGGGTATAATGGATTCTTTAAATATTTGAAAAGGATTTTTATTTATGGAATTTAGATATATTGGAAAAAGTGGACTTAGAGTTAGTTCTATTTGTATGGGTACTATGACTTTTGGAAGTACAACAGATGAAAAAGAGGCTTTTAAAATACTTGATTGTGCTTATGATAGAGGAATAAATTTTTATGATACAGCAGAACTTTATCCAGTAAGTCCCAAAAAAGAGACATTTGGATTAACTGAAAAAATAGTAGCAAAATGGCTCAAAACAAAACCTAGAGACTCTATTATATTAGCTACAAAAATAGCAGGAGCTGCATCTGGATGGTTTGTACCACCAGTAAGACATGGTTTAACTGCAATTGATAGTTTTCATATAAAAAAAGCAATAGAAGGAAGTTTAAAAAGGCTTGAAACTGATTATATAGATTTGTACCAAATGCATTGGCCAGATACTATTGTACCAATAGAAGAGAGTTTAAAAGCTTTTGATGAGTTAGTTCGTGAAGGAAAAGTTCGATATATTGGAACTTCAAATGATAGTACTTATGGGCTTACAAAAGCAAATGAGATATCAAAAAACAGAAATTTTGCAAGATTTGAATCTATTCAAAATAATTTCTCACTTTTAAATCCAAGATTTCATGATGAGCTAGCAAATGTTTGTAGAAGAGAGAATATTTCACTTCTTCCATACTCTCCTATGGCTGGTGGAGTCTTAAGTGGAAAGTATAATGGTGATTTTATAGCACCAGATGTAAGGTTTGCCGTATATTTAAAAGATAAAAATAAAAGAGTTCAAGCAATGGCACATAGATTTGTAAACTCAAAAACATTAAAAGCTACAAGTAGATATTTAGATTTATCAAAAGAGTATCAAGTTTCACCAGTAACTTTAGCTATTGCTTACTCTAAACATTTTGATTTTATAGCTTCTACAATAATTGGAGCTAGAAAATTAGAACAATTAGAAGATAGTTTTAAAGCTTTTGATTTTAAAATTTCTGAAGAATTACTTAAAAAAATAGAGGAAATTCAAAAAGATATTTTGTATCCTATGGGGTGATGAATTATAGTTAAATTTTTTTAACTATAATTAGCTATTACAAGCAACAAATTAT
The Aliarcobacter faecis genome window above contains:
- a CDS encoding SLAC1 anion channel family protein, with translation MNEESIKAIPSNRLQYFPIMMFATIMGLGGLTLVFERLNHFFYFPSLFATGLITITTIMFFLICLTYLFKIIKYIDEVKKELKHPIRINFFAASSISMLILSAAYKEYSIETSLVFFYCGAILHLFLTYYTIRFWINNNLEIVHSNPAWFIPIVGNLIVPIAGVGFWDNSILIFYFSIGMFFWIILFSIILNRVIFHNPFAPKFMPTMFILIAPPAIGFISYIKLTGNLDFFAQILFSLALFFTILVAFMYKNFVKIKFFISWWAFTFPMAAVTLSSILMYELTKKDFYIYLSYILATITTLIVLLVAIATIKHMFKKEICIME
- a CDS encoding SixA phosphatase family protein codes for the protein MKELVLIRHAKSSWKDTSLNDFDRPLNKRGKNDAPKMAKFLRKMIVNSPDLIISSPSKRTKLTLDFFLKEFDLEKSKDDNIIFEESIYEAPYTNLLKVIKNINENKNIVFLFGHNPGLNDLTNYLIGNFKENISTSGILKINFDINLWSEIEENSGKLEFFKYPKILDI
- a CDS encoding aldo/keto reductase, producing MEFRYIGKSGLRVSSICMGTMTFGSTTDEKEAFKILDCAYDRGINFYDTAELYPVSPKKETFGLTEKIVAKWLKTKPRDSIILATKIAGAASGWFVPPVRHGLTAIDSFHIKKAIEGSLKRLETDYIDLYQMHWPDTIVPIEESLKAFDELVREGKVRYIGTSNDSTYGLTKANEISKNRNFARFESIQNNFSLLNPRFHDELANVCRRENISLLPYSPMAGGVLSGKYNGDFIAPDVRFAVYLKDKNKRVQAMAHRFVNSKTLKATSRYLDLSKEYQVSPVTLAIAYSKHFDFIASTIIGARKLEQLEDSFKAFDFKISEELLKKIEEIQKDILYPMG